CATCGTTCGATTAGTGAACGGGATCCTTTCAAATGCCGTCACCCAAAAAGCGAGTGACATACATATTGACCCGCAGGAAACGAAAGTGGCCATCCGTTACAGGGTGGATGGGATCTTAAGAACAGAAAGAAACCTTCCGAAGCATATGCAAAGCATGTTGATTGCACGCCTTAAAATCATGGCAAACCTCGACATCACTGAATTCAGGGTACCTCAGGACGGTCGGATCAAGGTGAATATCGACTTTCATCCAATTGATTTGCGTGTGTCAACGTTGCCAACGGTCTATGGTGAAAAAATTGTCCTGAGGATCCTTGATTTAGGTTCCAGTCTGAATGACCTCGCAAAACTGGGGTTCAATAAGGTGAATCAGCAGAGGTTCATGAAAATGATCCAGCAGCCGACAGGGATTGTCCTCATAACAGGACCAACGGGTTCAGGGAAGTCTTCCACTCTATATGCAGCTTTAAATCACCTTAATAGTGAAGAAGTGAACATCATTACGATCGAAGATCCTGTTGAGTACCAGCTGGAAGGGATCAACCAGATCGGCGTGAATCAAAATGTCGGATTGACATTCGCGAAGGGACTTCGGGCCATTTTGCGTCAAGACCCCAACATCATCATGGTCGGGGAAATTCGGGATAGGGAAACGGTTGAAGTGTCCATTCGGGCTTCCTTGACCGGCCACCTCGTCCTGAGTACGATCCATACCAATGACTCCATCAGTACAGTGACGAGACTTCTGGATATGGGAGTCGAGCCGTTTTTGGTTGCCTCTTCACTGAGTGGAGTCGTGGCTCAACGGTTGATCAGGAAGGTGTGCCGGGACTGTAAGCATGAAATGCCGGCGACCAAGCGGGAAGTGGAGATATTCGCCAAAAGAGGAATGAAGATCGAGACCATCACAAGGGGGCGGGGATGCTCATCTTGTAACATGACCGGATACAAAGGGCGGATTGCCATTCATGAGGTCCTCGTCATGAATGATGAAATGAAGAAGGTCATCCTGAACAATGAACCTTTCTCGAAACTCAGGGAGCATGCGGTCCGAAATAAAACCATTTTCCTCGTAGATGACGGTTTGCTGAAAGTAAAGCAGGGATTGACCACGACCGAGGAAGTATTACGAGTAGCCATATCAGAGTAGGTGAATGAATTGAAAGAAAAAGTTGATTATCTTCTTAAATCAGCTTACGAGCTGGGGGCGTCGGATATCCACCTGACCGTGGGTTCACCGCCTATCTTCCGCATTCATGGAGATTTAAAAAGATACGGTAAAGAGAACCTGTTGCCCGATCATACAGCATTAATGGCAAAGGCCATCATTTCAGAGACGATGTATCCTTCCTTTGAAGAGGTAGGTGAGCTGGATTTTTCCTATGGGATCCCCGGCGTGTCAAGATTCAGGGTGAATGCATTTAAACAGCGATCATGTGTATCTTTGGCTATACGTGTCATCCCGACGTCCATCCCAACAATG
The DNA window shown above is from Rossellomorea vietnamensis and carries:
- a CDS encoding GspE/PulE family protein, yielding MTTIRKRLGDLLVDAGIISESQLQDTLKDKAKGQKLGDALLQRGYITEQQLIEVLEFQLGIPHVSLYRYPFETNLFHLIPKESAKRNLMIPLKKEGDKLFVAMSDPLDFYAIEDLRLATGFQIETAIATKDDILKVINKFYDLEDGFEDLFQENRNQNNVEEDTVVDSDSPIVRLVNGILSNAVTQKASDIHIDPQETKVAIRYRVDGILRTERNLPKHMQSMLIARLKIMANLDITEFRVPQDGRIKVNIDFHPIDLRVSTLPTVYGEKIVLRILDLGSSLNDLAKLGFNKVNQQRFMKMIQQPTGIVLITGPTGSGKSSTLYAALNHLNSEEVNIITIEDPVEYQLEGINQIGVNQNVGLTFAKGLRAILRQDPNIIMVGEIRDRETVEVSIRASLTGHLVLSTIHTNDSISTVTRLLDMGVEPFLVASSLSGVVAQRLIRKVCRDCKHEMPATKREVEIFAKRGMKIETITRGRGCSSCNMTGYKGRIAIHEVLVMNDEMKKVILNNEPFSKLREHAVRNKTIFLVDDGLLKVKQGLTTTEEVLRVAISE